From the Juglans microcarpa x Juglans regia isolate MS1-56 chromosome 3D, Jm3101_v1.0, whole genome shotgun sequence genome, the window tatttacagttatagagtGCGTAAGTgtctcatatttcttttttttaaaagaaatgagtaaatatgagattcatataaaaattaattttttaataatagttcatactcttttttaaaaaaagtgcgCTGCACTTATACAAAACTGTATCTACTAGCATTACTCGTATTAGTGTCTTCATGTAAGGTGTGGGATAAGTGAGAAAGAATCTCTTGAAGTCCATCGCTTTCCTGATAAAAAACATGAAACAATCCTTAATGTGTTTTTACacacttttcttttaattttttcatgaacAACCTAGCTAGATAAAAGAGATTGCTAGTTAATGGAATGTATGCGGCATGAATCCGATCGAAGAGCATGCATCATGTTCAGTTAGATTTGGACTTGCACTGTAATCTTATCCCAGGTTCGCATGAGTTGCAAGGAATTTGTATTTATTGCTTTCAATAataatagctagctagccagcttgtcagtgaagaaaagaaaaggccaGGGAAGAAGAATCTCGTCTCTtgtatacgtacgtacgtccCCTTCTTCCAACTAAAACAGTTTCAGTTTTTTGTTATTTAGGTGCTTCAGAGTTTAACTAACTACTTTAGTTATACACAGTACTTAAGTAGCTCTATCTCCCCTCCATCCCCTTCTGTCTCTCTGTGCACATACACACAAAACATGCAAACACAGACACACAAATGCATGCACGCGCTTGCGAACAGATAGAAATATGTAATGCTCATTCAAAAGAACTGGAAGACTCTTCCAACTACATATCATACTAGCTAGGGGGGACTTAAGTGTTGTGCATTCACAATAACGAGCTGGAAAGCTGAAGGCTAAAGCCTGGCCTAGTCGAGACACCCAACAACAATACTGAAACCAAAAAGATAGCTTGCTGAAAAGCGTTAGAAATTAATCAAGCCCCTGATTCCTAAACAATCTAAGAAAATCATCAAGTGGTACCAGTCTTAAAATccaatattattgttgttgggGCCGCTGCTTGTTACATTCTGATCTTGGTTCTGACGGAAATTCTGTTGTCGACGATAGGCCGCCGCTATGGAACTGCTGCTCTCACCCACTTCTAGTTCGGGGCTATATACTTCCTCATCAATCTCCTCCTTGGCCACTTTTTCCATTCCAATAAATCCCAATGGCCTCTGAGATGACATAAACTGTGACTGTGGCGGTGCAGTGGGCGGCACAACTGAGGGAAGCTTTGAGAGAAGAGCTTCGAGGCTGCTCATGGAAGGCGTTATTTTCAAAGGCTGATTGTATTGGTCATAGAATTCAGTTGGGGGTGCAAGAGTGCCTTGGAACTGCCATGTTTCCGGGGTGCTGTATCCATCGAGTTTGAAGGGGAATGCGGAGGAAGATGGATGGGGTAAAAGCACGCCCGGAATGCTTTCAATGTAGCTGAATTTCTTTCTTAGTAGAACTACGTAGCTTAGGTCTTCAATCACCTTCAATATACCAAGaacgaaaaatgaaaaaaaaaaaaaaaaaaaaaagaagaaggaaaaagctTGAAGGACATGGTACTTTAGTAActtaaaaaaactgaaagccagttaacagagagagagagagagagaggaccttGTGGATGGCTCCTAACTGAATAACACCTTCTCTAACTGCAATCAGCGCTATGGTCTGCAGGATAATTGAATCAAACCAAGAAAGTAGGTCTACCTAAAATTTTCGGAGACTTGTCGGTTTTTAATGTAATACCTTTATACCGGACTGGAACTGGGCTTCCCATGTCCTAGGGTGCTATAGAAAtcgaaaataaaacaaacatattCAGTTGGAGAAgacatattttatgtttaagaaCCATGAAACCATAAGttaatttaagtataacatgAAATCACAAACTTGTGCCGTTCTAAGGATAAGCATGCTTACCGAATCGGCTGAGTTGTGCCATGCTGACAAGAGATTGAGTTCTTGGTCATTTGGTTCTTTGTATATCCACTTATGACTGTGATCTGCAGCCACTTTTCCTATCAAACTGCTCCATGGAACCAAATTAACTTGCCTTCTTTCTAAGAGATGTATACGGCTAATTGATTCCAATCACAAAAgaccatgagaaaataaattaagaaaatttatagTTGTCGCTTACCCTTCTCCATAGTTGTAGATCTCATGGGACATCTTGAAAAAGAGCTCTGGTTGCAGCCCTTGGTAGTGTTGAAACTCACAGTTGCCATAAACGGATGAGCCAGGAAAATCGACCGAATTTGTCTCAGCCGCTGATGAGGCAGGAAAATTGCAGAAACCATCTTCCCAGACCAATATCCTGACAGGCAAATCAATTATGTACGATGATACCAAAGAATATGCACTACGAATGTCTAATTATACACCAGTTTTACTTGGAAACTCAAAGGAAATACCAGTTTCTTCTGTTCCCTCTTGACCTTTCGTATGCTCCTTGACCATCCCATCTGTTGTAAAAGCAATAGCATGACATTTAGAAAGACTGGAATAAGGAGTATCATTGTTTGTAAATGTAATGGACTAATATGGGAGTATGAATGCATgcaaatattttgttctttcttggtGAAATCTTTGTTTTTTGCTCACTTGGGTGGGGGGTAATTTCTGGGTAGGATCCTCCAGAAGACTGCATAAACCCACTGAGAATTTTCATGAATGCACAGACTTCGTAGGGTGTGTTGAAGGAGATGAGTAACAGCTAATGAACTGAGATGTTCTTCCATCGATCGCGACTCCTCACACTAATACTCACTTTCCTCTATTCCTCTCCTATCAATCTCTATATATCTTCAAGGAGAAGAGATAGAAACCTAAACATCCTACTCCTTTATATATACCTGCCAACTAGTAATTTTATTTCCTTCGCGTACCATCCAGTAAATTGCTCGACTTTTAACCCCTCCCcgcccacctctctctctctctctccccccctgTGTATGTACGTGTATACCGTACGCGTTTTGAAGTAacaccattttcttttcaactcAATCACTAAGACACTAACTACTATTTAGGATTTGTTATCACAAATATAATTAAGGATGCTGTAGTTTAAGAATATcactcaaatttattttatcacgCTCcagacttttatttttctttgccGACTCCCAACAGTCTCATTTTCAACCTCCATTAATCAAGATCAGTCTTCAATGGTGTACTACTTCTCTTCCCTCCGACTCTCAATATCAGGaccaaaccctttttttttctcagacTACATCATGAGTATTGATGAGCTCGATCCATTTCTTTGATCCGTATATATACATGAGCAGCTCCATCCTTTGTacttttttcctcatttctttttttttttttttttcttcttcttacaAATGGGATTTCTGACACGCTTATAAGGTATCACCATTCATTATTCAGTCCTAGGAAAACTTATTTACTGCCGCTTTGATTTTTTCTACCAAATATAAAGAACAAACAATATAGCCATCAGTTTTGGCCAGATCATCATGTTTAAATCTGCACCTACGTACAAGAGACAAGAGGAGAAACATTTTACCAGGGATGAAATCCGTACGTGGCAGAGTTTCCTAGAATCCACTTGTCCAAAAAATGTCGCGTTCTAAACAacagctttaattaattaattagtaaccGAATAGAagttaatatatagaaaatgcaTGCATTTAGCTACTAAAAAGATCTGctaaaaatgcatat encodes:
- the LOC121256546 gene encoding protein RICE SALT SENSITIVE 3-like isoform X1, which translates into the protein MEEHLSSLAVTHLLQHTLRSLCIHENSQWVYAVFWRILPRNYPPPKWDGQGAYERSRGNRRNWILVWEDGFCNFPASSAAETNSVDFPGSSVYGNCEFQHYQGLQPELFFKMSHEIYNYGEGLIGKVAADHSHKWIYKEPNDQELNLLSAWHNSADSHPRTWEAQFQSGIKTIALIAVREGVIQLGAIHKVIEDLSYVVLLRKKFSYIESIPGVLLPHPSSSAFPFKLDGYSTPETWQFQGTLAPPTEFYDQYNQPLKITPSMSSLEALLSKLPSVVPPTAPPQSQFMSSQRPLGFIGMEKVAKEEIDEEVYSPELEVGESSSSIAAAYRRQQNFRQNQDQNVTSSGPNNNNIGF
- the LOC121256546 gene encoding protein RICE SALT SENSITIVE 3-like isoform X2 — encoded protein: MEEHLSSLAVTHLLQHTLRSLCIHENSQWVYAVFWRILPRNYPPPKWDGQGAYERSRGNRRNWILVWEDGFCNFPASSAAETNSVDFPGSSVYGNCEFQHYQGLQPELFFKMSHEIYNYGEGLIGKVAADHSHKWIYKEPNDQELNLLSAWHNSADSVIEDLSYVVLLRKKFSYIESIPGVLLPHPSSSAFPFKLDGYSTPETWQFQGTLAPPTEFYDQYNQPLKITPSMSSLEALLSKLPSVVPPTAPPQSQFMSSQRPLGFIGMEKVAKEEIDEEVYSPELEVGESSSSIAAAYRRQQNFRQNQDQNVTSSGPNNNNIGF